A single window of Nicotiana sylvestris chromosome 3, ASM39365v2, whole genome shotgun sequence DNA harbors:
- the LOC138868121 gene encoding uncharacterized protein: MHQQFERLNLQLQEMRDTIADQNDTIAELRRENNVRPQARRNVPHAPIVNQENPIDDFNDIDFDRVGRDRRGQRGRVEDDNISSIKMKMPSFKGARDPDLYLDWERKVEAIFDCHNYSEGKKVKLVVVEFSDYAAIWWKKLARDRLQEGQAPVATWAEMKRVMRKRFVPSHFQRELQQRLQTLKQGSMSVDEYFKAMDMAMIQANCTEEEEATMARFLNGLNKEIADVVELQQYVTIDELVDLSVKIENQNKRKQTSSWKGRTSTISKKPWPYNEMKSSSRPQEDKGKGKFENKEGGKTFNPKPFTPSSSIQCHKCKGRGHMMHECPSRRNIILREDGGYESEKGEGEEEGDVSDEDDVELPNEGMIGVVRRIMTINLASNSEEQRENIFHTRCGIKGKTCSMIIDSGSCANVVSSYFVEKLGLACMKHPTPYRLQWLNDSGELKVNTNSA; the protein is encoded by the coding sequence atgcatcaacaatttgaaaggttgaatttgcaactccaagagatgagggataccattgctgatcaaaatgatacaatagctgaacttaggagggaaaataatgttagaccccaagctaggagaaatgtaccccatgctcccattgtaaatcaagaaaaccctatagatgattttaatgatattgattttgatagggtgggaagagataggaggggacaaagaggtagagtagaagatgataatataagtagtataaagatgaagatgccatcattcaagggagcaagggacccagacttgtaccttgattgggagagaaaggttgaagccatctttgattgtcataactactctgagggtaagaaagttaaacttgttgttgttgagttttctgactatgctgctatttggtggaaaaagcttgctagggacagattgcaagaaggacaagcaccagttgctacttgggctgagatgaagagggtgatgaggaagagattcgtgccatcacactttcaaagagagctacaacaacgtcttcaaacattgaagcaagggtccatgtctgtggatgagtactttaaggctatggatatggctatgatccaagctaattgtacagaggaagaagaggctacaatggctaggtttttaaatggtttaaataaggaaatagctgatgtagtagaattacagcaatatgtaacaatagatgagttagttgatttgtctgtaaagatagaaaatcaaaataaaagaaagcagactagctcgtggaaaggtcggacaagcaccatctccaagaagccatggccatataatgaaatgaagagttcttctagacctcaagaagacaagggtaaaggtaaatttgagaacaaagagggaggtaaaacctttaaccctaaaccttttacaccttctagttctattcaatgtcataaatgtaaaggaaggggacatatgatgcatgaatgtccaagtagaagaaacatcattcttagagaagatggaggatatgagagtgaaaaaggtgagggagaagaagagggagatgtgagtgatgaagatgatgtagaactacctaatgagggcatgattggggtagttagaaggattatgactatcaatttggcaagcaatagtgaagaacaaagggagaatatattccatactaggtgtgggataaagggaaaaacttgctctatgatcattgatagtggtagttgtgctaatgtggtgagttcatactttgtggaaaaattgggacttgcatgcatgaaacaccctactccatatagactccaatggttaaatgatagtggtgaactaaaggtaaacacaaacagtgcatga